The sequence GGCTCGGCGATCAACTTCTCGGCTCGATCTAGTTCGCGCTCCAGCGCCTCGGTGTCTACCTTCGGCGAGATCGAGATGGTGACGACTGGAACCGGCTCGGTTGAGAGTTGCTGCACCCGGCGCCGGATCTGATTGGCGGTCGCCACGACGTCGATCGCGACCCCGTCCTCCTCCGGCACGACCACAAGCCGCCCGTCACTTCCCTCATCGTAGCGAGCGTCGCGTGCTGGGCGGGTCACCTCCGGGGCGATCGCTTCCAGCGTCCGGTACACGGCCTGCTCGTCGAGCGACACCGCCAGGGGCACCTCGTAGCCACCCAGCAGGCCCAGCAACCAGGCGCGGCTGTCGGCCCAGAGGTCGCCGCTGCGCCCCCAGCGCCAGGCCGCCTCGGCCGTCGCCGCAGGGTCCACCTCGATGCCGAGATCCATCAGGGGCACCTGCCAGCGGGCATCGCCGGCCTCAAGTTCCACCGCGGCCGGCAACGATCCCTGCACCGCCGCCTCGATCCGCGCCCGTGCTTCGGCCTGGTCGAGACCGCTCAGGGGAACACCCACGGCGCTGACACCGCGGTAGATGGTCGGGCCGTGCATGCGTCCGTACGCCAGGACTGCGATCCCGGCCAGCGCGATTACGGCAGCGAGGACCGCGACTCCGGTCAGGACGGGCGCTGCGAAGCGGATGACCGGGACATGTCCCCGCGCCACCATGGCATGCTGCTGTGTACCGTCGGTGATCACCTGGCTGGTGGCCCTTCCCATCCCCTTACGGTTGAACCCGTCCCGGCCCTTCGGTCCCCGGCCGGGGACGCTCGCGCGACGCTCACAGGTCGCGGTTGCCACGCAATTCTACATGGCCCGGTCAGGCCGGTGGCGCCGCCTGTTGGCCGGACCACGACCCTGCACCGTTCACCGCCAGCTCCGCGGTCAGCCGCCGTACGCGCAGCAACTCCGTGGGCGGCAGCGGCGACTGGAGCCAGCGACCCACCTTCTCAGCCGACACCGTCGCGGCGCCCTGGATCACGCGGCGCTCCTGCAATCTGGCCGGCAGGCCCATCAGCCCGCGGAGGCGCCCGTCCAAGGCGGCCCAGTCACGCCGCGTCAGCGCGTAGCCCCCCGCCATCGCCTCATAGCGGAGCACGGCCCAGCCTCCCCGCCGCAGGAGCGGGGTCGGCATGCAGCGCGCGATGACCCAGAGGCGATTCCGGGCCAGCAGCCGCCGCTTCCAGGCCGAGCCTTCGACCGACGAGGCCGAGTAGAAGTGCCGCACCACCGCGCCCGGCGCGTGGACCGCCTCCCAGCCGCGCAGGCGCAAGCGCCAGGCAAGGTCCACGTCCTCCAGATACATAAAGAAAGGCTCGGGGAGGAACCCCACATCGTCCAGAGCCGCCCGCCGATAGGCAGCCGCCCCTGCCGACGCCCCGAAGACGGGCGCCGGCGCGGTCAGCGTAGCCCGGGGCAAGCCGACGCCGCGGTCGAGCGCGAGGCCGTCGCGGTACACCTCGATCCCTGCCGAGGCCACGATGTCGGGCGCGCCGGCGAAGACCATGGTCGCGGCAACCGCGCCGACGGCAGGGTCGCGTTCCAACGGCTCGGTGATGCGTGCGATGAAGCCCGGCTCGGCGACGGTGTCGTTGTTGAGCAGCACCACGACCTCGCCCCGGGCATGGGCGATTCCCAGGTTGTTCCCGGCAGCGAAGCCCAGGTTGCGACCGGCGTCAACCAGCCGCACCTCGGGAAACTCCACGGGCAGGAACCGGGTCGTCTCGTCGCGGGAGCCGTTGTCAACGACGATGATTTCGTCGGCCGGGCGCTCCTGCTCCCGCAGGGATGCGAGACAGCCGCGCAACAGCGGCCATCCGTTGTAGTTGACAATGACGACGGAGGTCGATAGCGCCACCATCCGCTCCCGCTTCCCGGATTGCCCGCGCTAAGGTCAGTATAGCCAACTGCGTGCCGTGGCGCCGGGTGTTCGCCAGCGTGTTACGATGGGCGCCGGACTGCCGGTTGAGGCCCTTACCGGCAGCGGACGGTTCGTGGCGCCCGGGTTCCCTGGGCGTTGCCCGCCAACGAGCGGGGAGATGGGAGGACCATGAGCAAGCAGATCATCCAGACGGATAAGGCACCGGCAGCGATCGGGCCGTACTCGCAGGCGGTTCGTCTCGGCAATCTCGTCTTCACCGCCGGGCAAATTCCGCTCGACCCGGCGACGGGCAAGCTAGTCGAGGGCGGTATCGAGGAGCAGACCCGGCGCGTGCTGGAGAACCTGAAGGCCATCCTGGCCGAGGCGGGCTCGTCGCTCGACCGCGTCGTCAAGACGACCTGCTTCCTGGCCAACCTGGACGACTTCGCCGCCTTCAACAGCGTCTACGCGACCTACTTCAGCGAGAACCCGCCCGCGCGCAGCACCTTCCAGGTAGCCAAGCTGCCCGCGGGTGCGCTGGTCGAGATCGAGTGCATCGCCGAGTGCGAGTAGGCACCCGCCGTGCCGGCCGGAGAGGGCTCCGTGCCCTCCCGCGCCGGCCCCAGACCGCGCTCGTGGGCGGCCAGCATCCTTGACACGTCAGCCGACTGGCGACTATAATTCCATGCGCTTGCCGAGAGGCA is a genomic window of Sphaerobacter thermophilus DSM 20745 containing:
- a CDS encoding RidA family protein; this encodes MSKQIIQTDKAPAAIGPYSQAVRLGNLVFTAGQIPLDPATGKLVEGGIEEQTRRVLENLKAILAEAGSSLDRVVKTTCFLANLDDFAAFNSVYATYFSENPPARSTFQVAKLPAGALVEIECIAECE
- a CDS encoding glycosyltransferase family 2 protein → MALSTSVVIVNYNGWPLLRGCLASLREQERPADEIIVVDNGSRDETTRFLPVEFPEVRLVDAGRNLGFAAGNNLGIAHARGEVVVLLNNDTVAEPGFIARITEPLERDPAVGAVAATMVFAGAPDIVASAGIEVYRDGLALDRGVGLPRATLTAPAPVFGASAGAAAYRRAALDDVGFLPEPFFMYLEDVDLAWRLRLRGWEAVHAPGAVVRHFYSASSVEGSAWKRRLLARNRLWVIARCMPTPLLRRGGWAVLRYEAMAGGYALTRRDWAALDGRLRGLMGLPARLQERRVIQGAATVSAEKVGRWLQSPLPPTELLRVRRLTAELAVNGAGSWSGQQAAPPA